A segment of the Salvelinus alpinus unplaced genomic scaffold, SLU_Salpinus.1 scaffold_44, whole genome shotgun sequence genome:
gccctcaatctcacacaaattatcaaggaacccaccaggtacaaccctaaatccgtaaacatgggcatcctcatagatattatcctgaccaacttgccctccaaatacacctctgctgttttcaatcaggatctcagcgatcgttgcctgcatccgttatgggtccgcggtcaaacgatcacccctcatcactgtcaaacgctccctaaaacacttctgcaagcaggtctttctaatcgacctggcacgggtatcctggaaggattttgaccgcatcccgtcagtagaggatgcctggttgttcttttaaaagtaatttcctcaccatcttaaataagcatgcccctttcaaaaaatgtagaactaagaacagatatagcccttggttcactccagacctgactgccctcgaccagcacaaaaacatcctgtggcgtactgcactagcatcgaatagtccacGCAATATGCATCTTTTCAGAGAAGTccggaaccaatacacacagtcagttaacctttcattgctacccatcccggatccgggagcatcctcatcaaaaaagcagactagcatagcctagcctaacgcgacagggatatcatataatataattttcatgaaatcacaagtccaatacagcaaatggaagataaacatcttgtgaatatttgaggtataaatcatagttttacattgcagctaccatcaaaaatatcaccgtagcagccagaataattacagagagcaacgtgaaatacctaaatactcatcataaaacatttatgaaaattacatggtgtacagcaaatgaaagataaacatcttgtgaatccagccaatatttccgataaaaataaaaaataaagtgttttacagcgaaaacacaatatagcattatattagcttaccacaatagccaaacacacaaatgcatttattagcagcaaaaggtagcgatcgcaaaaaccagcaaaagatataaaatttatcactaaccttgaccaacttcatcagatgacagtcttataacatcaggttatacaatacacttatgttttgttcgaaaatgtgcatatttagagctgcaaaccgtggttatacattgtgaatatgtagcatcgattcaccaaattgtccggagatattttggacactcacctaatctaatcaaagaactcatcataaactttactaaaaaatacatgttggacagcaaatgaaagatacactagttcttaatgcaaccgccgtgttagatttaaaaaaattactttaccataacaaacagcttacgttatagcgagacagcgcccgcaaaaagggcggataataggactcaacattttccacagaaatacgaaataccatcataaattgttcttacttttgctgaggttccatcagaatcttgtacaaggagtcctaggtccagaataaatcgttgtttggttttagaatgtccttctctcctgtcgaattcgctccacaaggctagccaatgttgatgacgttcccaatttctctcgacgcagagaacggaaaactccaaaagtcccattaaacgttgaataaactgatgaaactcggttggaaaaacctactttatgatgtttttctaatatgtatcaaatgaaaacaaagccggagatattagccgtgtataccgaacgcttatcataagacaatatggaggtgcttcccgcgcctaggtagagaaaggaaattctggacacgtcattccaagagctcttgttcgacctcagatcaagctagacaccccattccaccttccactgcctgttgacatctagtggaaggcgtatgcagtgcatgcatatccataaatataaggcaattcaataggcaggccctggaacagagcatcgttttcagatttttcacttcctgtctggaagtttgctgcaaaatgagttctgttttactcacagatataatacaaaccgttttagaaacttgagagtgttttctatccaatagtaataataatatgcatattgtacgatctagaatagagtacgagccagtttaatttgggcaagattttttccaaagtggaaacagcgcccccatattgacaagacgttaagaaagcaaaggctagctttttcaaacagaaatttgcatcctgtagcacctcatcccagctgcccactgcactgaggctaggaaacactgtcaccaccgataactccacgataatcaagaatttcaataagcatttctctacggctggccatacactcttaaatagaacctggaccagctggctaccccaaccccggccaacagctccgcacccccgcagctacttgcccaagcctccccagcttctccttcacccaaatccagatagctgatgttctgaaagagctacaaaacctggacccatacaaaacAGCTGGGCTagaaaatctggaccctctctttctaaaattatctgccggtttctgagctggtcacgggtgcacctcagccacgctcaaggtacttaacgatatcataaccgccatcgataaaagacagtactgtgcagccgtcttcatcgacctggccaaggctttcgactctgtcaatcaccgtattcttatcggcagactcaacagccgatAATAACAACTGATCAATCaacaaccgattgctgcccacacccgcccgactagcatcactactctggacagttctgacttagaatatgtggacaactacaatacctaggtgtctggttagactataaactctccttccagactaatatttagcatctccaatccaaaattaaatctcgaaccggcttcctatttcgcatcaaagcctccttcactcacgctgccaaacataccctcgtaaaactgactatcctaccgatccttaacttcggcgatgtcctttacaaaatagcctccaacactctactcagcaaactggatgcagtctatcacagtgccatccgttttgtcactaaagccccatataccacccaccactgcgacctgtatgctcttttcggctggccctcgctacatattcgtcgccaaacccactggctccaggtcatctaagttTTTGCCTtcactcagctcactggtcaccatagcaacacccacccataacACGTGCTCCaggaggtatatctcactggtcatccccaaagccaacacctcctttggccgcctttccttacagtgctctgctgccaatgactggagcgaattgcaaaaatcgctgaagttggagacttcaCTAACTTtaactccctcactaactttaactccctcactaactttaagaagcaactatctgagcagcttaccaatcgctgcagctgtacacagcccatctgtaaatagcccatccaactacctacctcatctccatattgttttatgattatttattttttgttcttttgcacaccagtatttctacttgcacatcctcatctgcacatctatcactccagtgttaatttgctaaattgtaattattttgccactaaggcctatttattgccttacctccttactccatttgcacacactgtatatagatttttctattgtgttgttaactgtacgtttgtttatcccacgtgtaactctgtgttgtttttgtcgcactgctttgctttatcttggccaggtcgcagttgtaaatgagaacttgttttcaactgacctacctggttaaataaaggtaaaataaaaattattAACTTTATtgacacccaaatggatactgtcattaatgccgttcttcaataattacacataattcttaatactgtagcaaacattatattaagcaggacattcaagcgattcttacaattataatccaaagtagtgtgaaatgcactaataagcaacctggaaatggaggttactcccctgagttttcacCTACTCACATTCAGaataaattgtgaaaaactataatctttgctcaccatttttgctcctggcagatatactacatccataactatcggtttgctcattagcagggaggtgtttctgcaatcaaattgtgtgTGCATTGCTCTCATGCcgcaattttattaaacacagaaaggggcctatattggagaacaaaagtcgtctggcacactgcttagagtttcaacaacatgaataacttatttctagtttACAATCTTAGATGtaactactaatgtgaaaacaagacaatatgactattcttgctcattttaagacaaatgtcaaataatcaTTACATTCATTACAGGCGTCAATtattgtacaacatcatggctacgctgttggcatcacttttacagtggatttctgatgttgtgggcctttaatcatctgtctgactttgttgttcacacaggagagagacgggactattgtggatcctctggggagcctcaacaacatcacgATGCTGAcagggcagagaagagtctctccacatcagaacacctcaagaaacacctgcGGAGATCCACAAGGAAGAgacctcactgctgctctgattgtgggaagagattcacctcgtcagcaggcattaaaattcatcagagaatccacacaggagagaaatcttatagctgtactcaatgtgggaagagttgtACTCAGCTAAGCAGCCTGatattacaccagagaacacacacaagagagaaaccttatagctgtgatgaatgtgggaagagttttacttgtTCTAGCCGTCTtgttgtacaccagagaacacacaccggagagaaaccttttagctgtaaccaatgtgggaagagttttactcggTCAAGCAGCCTGATATaccaccagagaacacacacaggagagaaaccttatagctgtgatcaatgtgggaagagttttactatatCTAGTGTTCGGACTAGACAccaaagagaacacacacacaggagaaaaacctcatagctgtaatcaatgtgggaagagatactctgataataGATATCTgattaaacatcagaaaatacatggagttgtttcatgatatcaatgaaatgatgtcacaatgtagaatgttttaacattgtagtaggagtattttaataatGTCACATTGTAGAAGCCTAAACATTTGCCCCCTTATCAAATGATTtcagcatgatatggatattagcctcaggggaaaaatccaggctctgaattgagagagtattatttATGAAAtggaagagtactatttatgagatTCAACAAAAAAGTGACTAACAAGAAAATAGTTGTGTTacacttaccacgttggtgacgcactagaatcaaaatgcaacacttcaaaatgtagctagctgttttctacaaattgtcctctaaccagggatgtacacattattcccagattccgtgtggtttttgagctgttagttttaacaggacgtgcaacctcatctccctcctctcggcacaattgatttcaacatgatatcgatgagtgatgacaaataagtgttgcgttcctttgtttagcgacccctaaatTTAAATGCAACACTCCAacatgtagctgactgtcttctgcaggttgtcctctaatcAGTGAGGTaaaagatatctcccatttccatgtgtttttttagttgtgttagtttcaacagcacatACAACCTGATGTCCCACCTAATTGAattcagtgatttattgctacttgtcaaaacaacagcgtttctggtgcttgtgcagtttataaggtgcttgtttaaaaaatacaagtaatatgattattgtggcagatgtttgtgtatatagtaCATTTTACGTTTAGATTTTCAATTtatcacaaactgtttctgcatttggactattgatttggacacgtttaAACTGTGACATTGGGGAtatcccacctagcaaaatgtcattgaaaataagactaCGTTTTAGTTGAAAGTGTAAAAGAAAACTATTTAATTTCAACGTACTTGCAGCTTATACACATGGACGCAGTATAATAAATTggtctataatcaattttattaacaatcctAATAA
Coding sequences within it:
- the LOC139567117 gene encoding zinc finger protein 664-like, translated to MRSVSFSPPAKEEAVCWTGKEGLWQNIVVKEEKEGEAVTLKEEEKEVSVKVEEEEDAVFGVKEEEGEITVTLEEEDKVGDPFNPRERRDYCGSSGEPQQHHDADRAEKSLSTSEHLKKHLRRSTRKRPHCCSDCGKRFTSSAGIKIHQRIHTGEKSYSCTQCGKSCTQLSSLILHQRTHTREKPYSCDECGKSFTCSSRLVVHQRTHTGEKPFSCNQCGKSFTRSSSLIYHQRTHTGEKPYSCDQCGKSFTISSVRTRHQREHTHRRKTS